The genomic interval GGCTGCACGATCTCGGCGCGGATCTCGCCGGTTCCGTGCCGCTGGAACTGGCCGCCGACGAGCGCGATGAACGGCTCCGAGTTCTGGAACATGAACGACGCGCAGTGGAGGACGACGAGCCCCTTGCCGCCGGCGACGAAATCGAGCAGCGCCTTCTCCTGCTCGGGCGTGATCTTCGTGTGGTTGGCGTAGAGCATCAGCGCGTCGTAGTTCGCCAGCGTCTCGGCGTCGAGCGCCTCGTCTGGCGTATTGACGTGCGTGATCTGGATCCCCTTGCGCGCCATCGGCGGCGCGAGCACCTGGTACAACGCGGCCGAGTTGTGGTGCCGCTGGTCCTGGCCGAGCATGAGGACCTTGAGGGGCCTGAACGACGCCGCCGCCCGCTTCGCGGCGGGTGCGGCCCCCTGCCGCGATTGCGCGCCGATCGAGAACGGCGCCAGACCGATTGCGGTTGCGGCGAGTCCCACGGCCAGCCGCACCCACCATGCCATGCGTGTCATCGTCACTGCCTTTCGCGTCCCGGCGCCGGTGTAAGCGCTTTCACAGAGGCCGCATGCTACCGCAAAATCCCGTCAGAGCATACGCCATCGGCGAGCCGCGATCGGCAGCGACGCGCCCCCCCTCCGGGTCAGCACGTCCCGCGGCGCTCGACGAACGTACGCGGCTCGCGCCGCCGCCCTCCCGGATGGCGCCGCTGTTCCCAGGTGGACGTCAGCAGCAGCACCGGGCCGAGCACGCGGTTGAGCGCGGCGGTTGCGACGCCGAACTCGCGCTCGGTCTGCTCGCGCAGCGCCCGTATGCGCTCGCTGACCGCCGCGTTCGTCGAGCGCAGGTAGCGCTCCATCGCCCAGAGCGCCGCGCCGTGCCCGCTCCGCAGCTGCGAGGCGGCAACGGCGACGCGCGCGCGCACCCGCGGGTCGGCGTCGGTGCGATACCGCCGCCACCTCGTCATCATCGTCTGCATCAGCCTGAAGAGGCTGGGGCCGTTGCGGTCGAAATCCAGCCTGAAGGCGCCGTCGAGCAGGACCTTCGACTCATCCCGGGAGATGGCGGGATGACGGAAGTTGAACTTGTACTGTCCGTGGATGTCCGCGGGATCCACGTCGGGCAGCAGCCGCCCCTCCGCCGCGACCTGCGCGTGCAGGGCGGTACCGGGCATCGGGGTGTAGAGCATGAACTGGTGGAAGACCGTCTCGTGGGCGATGGCTCGATCGATCGCGCGGCCGATGTTCTCGGGGGTGTGATGCTCGAGGCCGATGATGGTCGAGCCGTGGACGCAGATGCCGTGCGCCTGGAGCTCGCGCACGAGCGACAGGGTGTCGGCCCCCTTGAGCTTCAGGTAGTCGGCGTCGGACGATTCCAGGCCGAGCCAGATCCACTCGATGCCGAGCTCCACCAGCTCCCGAATGTCGTATTTGCGGATCGCGTTCGCCGACGAGAAGACGTAGAGCGCCCACGACTTGCCGTGGCGCTTCATGCAATCGAGCAGTTCCA from Vicinamibacterales bacterium carries:
- a CDS encoding cobalamin-dependent protein (Presence of a B(12) (cobalamin)-binding domain implies dependence on cobalamin itself, in one of its several forms, or in some unusual lineages, dependence on a cobalamin-like analog.); protein product: MRHPKGTRARVLLSSVFKPFAQDDEFGSRAINPAELYHNQVTREQGPFSLRMFHRSWGLMFIHRNISAPCALLDFPTRERFVRELQTGAYDVVGISSIVVNVGKVREMCRLVRRYSPRSTIVIGGHVTSTPHLESMIDADHVVRGEGVSWMRQYLGDNPDAPLVHPTIPSSFGFRIMGLPSPRGGGSPAATIVPSVGCPLGCNFCTTSAFFGGKGRFVNFYERGEDLFRVMCEAEQAIGVSSFFMMDENFLLYRRRALELLDCMKRHGKSWALYVFSSANAIRKYDIRELVELGIEWIWLGLESSDADYLKLKGADTLSLVRELQAHGICVHGSTIIGLEHHTPENIGRAIDRAIAHETVFHQFMLYTPMPGTALHAQVAAEGRLLPDVDPADIHGQYKFNFRHPAISRDESKVLLDGAFRLDFDRNGPSLFRLMQTMMTRWRRYRTDADPRVRARVAVAASQLRSGHGAALWAMERYLRSTNAAVSERIRALREQTEREFGVATAALNRVLGPVLLLTSTWEQRRHPGGRRREPRTFVERRGTC